In Dendropsophus ebraccatus isolate aDenEbr1 chromosome 14, aDenEbr1.pat, whole genome shotgun sequence, the following proteins share a genomic window:
- the LOC138772535 gene encoding keratin, type I cytoskeletal 47 kDa-like — translation MSFSRSVGGSFGSSSLTVRKDEESGGGIGYGGGQGGIIMNGSGVGFGEFSHEHMGGGGYGGGFGGGAGGGYGGGFGGGAGGGFGGGLARGSGGGYGGGFGGGAGGGFGGGARFGGGAGGGFGGGAGGGFGGGGGFGAGGHGGGGGALEDIFATNEKQTMRNLNDRLASYLEKVKALEDDNADLERKIREWYEKQRPGSTTGVGAADYSKFDPIIEDLRTKILAATIENAKILLQIDNARLAADDFRLKYENELALRQSVEADINGLRRVLDELTLARSDLEIQIESLNEELVYLKKNHQEELSVLHGTQAGQLTVEMNAAPGNDLTKILNDMREQYEAIAEKNRREAEARFLEQSNELKKEISAGVAQVQSSNSEITDLKRSLQALEIELQSQLALKKSLENTLAETEGRYCAQISQIQGIISSVEEQLSQLRCDMENQSDEYKRLLDIKTRLEQEIEKYRQLLEGEGGSLGISSSSSTSQRSPAVSVDSSKDPNRTRKVRTIYEDVVDGKVVSSEMRELEERY, via the exons ATGTCGTTTTCAAGGTCTGTTGGTGGTTCCTTTGGTTCATCGTCACTTACAGTGCGAAAAGATGAGGAAAGTGGTGGAGGTATAGGATACGGCGGGGGGCAGGGAGGAATAATCATGAATGGATCAGGTGTAGGCTTTGGAGAGTTTAGTCATGAACATATGGGTGGTGGAGGTTATGGAGGAGGATTTGGTGGAGGTGCTGGTGGTGGCTATGGAGGAGGATTTGGTGGAGGTGCTGGTGGTGGTTTTGGAGGAGGACTTGCCAGAGGTTCTGGTGGTGGCTATGGAGGAGGATTTGGTGGTGGAGCCGGAGGGGGATTTGGTGGAGGTGCAAGATTTGGTGGAGGAGCTGGCGGAGGATTCGGTGGTGGAGCTGGTGGAGGATTCGGTGGTGGTGGAGGATTTGGTGCTGGAGGacatggtggtggaggaggagcactGGAAGACATTTTTGCCACCAATGAAAAACAAACCATGCGGAACCTAAATGACCGTCTGGCTTCCTACCTGGAAAAGGTCAAGGCTCTAGAGGATGATAATGCTGATCTTGAGCGTAAAATCCGAGAGTGGTATGAAAAGCAACGTCCAGGCTCAACTACTGGTGTGGGAGCAGCAGACTACAGCAAATTTGATCCAATTATCGAAGATCTCAGGACTAAG ATTTTGGCCGCCACTATTGAAAATGCCAAGATCCTTTTGCAAATTGACAATGCCCGACTGGCAGCCGATGACTTCAGACTGAA GTATGAGAATGAGCTGGCTCTCCGACAGAGTGTGGAGGCTGACATCAATGGCCTACGTAGAGTCCTGGATGAGCTGACCTTAGCAAGATCTGACCTGGAAATACAAATTGAAAGCCTCAATGAAGAACTGGTTTATCTCAAGAAGAACCATCAAGAG GAGTTATCTGTTCTCCATGGAACACAGGCCGGACAACTCACAGTTGAGATGAATGCGGCTCCAGGCAATgatctgaccaaaatactgaatgACATGAGGGAACAGTATGAAGCCATCGCTGAGAAGAACAGAAGGGAAGCTGAGGCTCGATTCCTTGAGCAG AGTAATGAGCTGAAGAAAGAGATTTCGGCTGGGGTGGCTCAGGTGCAGTCCAGCAATTCAGAGATCACCGATCTAAAGAGAAGCCTTCAAGCCCTGGAGATAGAGCTGCAGTCCCAGCTGGCATTG AAAAAATCTCTTGAAAACACATTGGCAGAAACTGAAGGTCGTTACTGCGCCCAGATCTCGCAAATACAAGGTATCATCAGTAGCGTGGAAGAACAACTGTCCCAGCTAAGATGTGACATGGAAAACCAAAGCGATGAGTACAAACGGCTCCTCGACATCAAAACCCGTCTGGAGCAAGAGATTGAGAAATATCGTCAGCTACTCGAAGGAGAAGGAGG GTCACTGGGCATTTCATCAAGTAGCTCTACAAGTCAAAGGTCCCCGGCAGTTTCAGTGGATTCTTCTAAAG ATCCAAACAGAACGAGAAAAGTCAGGACCATCTATGAAGATGTGGTGGATGGAAAAGTTGTCTCTTCAGAAATGAGGGAACTCGAAGAGCGATATTAA